TGTCACTTCCCCATTGTCTGGAGAAGAACACCAAAGAGCACTCTCATATGATTTGCTGATTCAACTTTGCCGCCTTTCGTTTGGAAGCAGTGCACTCGGTCATCTGTGTCCTTTTCCGCCTTTGCCAGCACACTTTGACGTCCTCTCGAATTCCGTTGCTGACCAGCACGTAGAGCACGGGGTCCACCACGCAGTTCAGGCTGGACAGGGCCAGCGTGCACGAGAAGGCAAAGTGCATCTTCTGCTCAAACTGGCAGTAGTCGTCGGGCCTGATGTAGAAGACCAGCGAGCGCGTGAGCAGCAGGATGTGGTACGGCGCGAAGCAGACGGAGAAGATCCCAATCACCCCGAAGGAGAGCAGGCGGACCTTGCGCTTGACCTGGGCGTTCAGGCCGGGACTCTGGCCCACCGTTGCCAGCACCCTCCAGTAGCTGATGGCCAGCACCAACAGGGGGAGCAAGAAGCCGGTGCCCACGCGGAGCAGGTTGAACAACGCCACGGGTCTCTCCATGGGGTAGGTCTCGTAACAGCGGTCGTCCCGTCCGTCGTGGGCGTCGGTGAGGTTGTCGTTGAACAGCACCATGACGTGGAGCAGCGTGACCGTCGCGTAGACGACGACGCACTGCGCCCAGGCGTAGCACGAGGTCCGCTGGGTTTTGGAGCGCAGTGGGAACGTGACCACCAGGCAGCGGTCCACAGAGATGCAGCACAGCAGGTAGATGCTGATGTACATGTTGGAGTAGTAGACAAACCCGGCCACGCTGCACGAATTGACGCCCAGCTTCCACTGGTGGTTCCAGTGGTAGTAGTTGATCCAGAGGGGCATGGTGAAGATGAAAAGCATATCGGAGAGCGACAAGCTGAGCAAGAAGATCCCCAGGACGTTCTGCCGGCGCACTTGTTGCAAAATGGGGCCCAGGGTGAGGATGTTGAAGAGCAAGCCCAAGATGAAGGCCAGGATGTAGACGCTCATCAGGAGGTCACTAATGACGCTGTCGCCGATTTTAACGCACACCGCTGTCAGGTTTTCCTCACTGCTCTTGTTCATTGCTGCTgggggaaataaaaacaaagtgagGAGGCACACGAGACACAACAATTCATTCCTTTTCATACAAATCTATTTCTTTGGTCCCGATAATCTCCATATTAGTTTTCCAACTTCACAGCTTGACTTCCGCTTCTCGTTTCTGCCCTGACTCTCAGTCTGTTCATTGAGAACGTTGACTTGAAGGCTGACTAATCTTCCTAATGCTCATTTACATGAACTCCCAGAAAGAGAAAATATGTATTCAGAAGCGGTGCAAGAAGACGTAGGCTTGTTTGAGCAAAGCACATTAAGGACCACGGCGAACTAAATGAACCAATCACTGATTGGACTCACtgatgaacgcgagagatgcaCGGCCAGAGAATCAAGAAGCTGTTCTGCAAACTCTACCCATATGTTcatttgggccacttcctgtGCAAAATAAGGAATTACAAAGTGGAAAGCCGTCTGCAAGCAGAACTAAATAGCACCAGCACATTGACTCTACGTTCGGGACGATCCATGGCGCCTTGAGATCCAAGTTTGATTCATTCCGAGCAATCATTTTCTCCCTGTTGAAATGATCTCGATACTACCGTTAGATGGTTTGTCTACATGCATTGCTGCAACGCTTGTAAATATGTATCTCTTACTTACAGCCTCAAACATGCTAATCATCACCGATGTGAGCATTAACCTTAAGCTAGTTGCATCTTAAAGCGCAAGTCGCAGATGACCTATGTCACATTCCGGCCACAATCCACCATTTTGTATCACGTTCGTACCGTCGAGCGTGGACTTGTGCCTCACCGCTCACTTCCTAGTTCTCAACCAATCACAAGCCACTTCCTCATTCGAACGCGCAAATATATgtcaggagtgtcaaactcatttttattggggggtgTATGGTCGTCATCGTTTTTTTGGGTGGGCCATAAAGTAATGTATgtaacacctcatattatatacagtataagctttTAAAACAAACCGatgaataactcgttttcaaatcagagactagtaaaatcTGTTCAAATAAAAAGATCTTTTGTCGATGATTTGCAATGTTCCTATTGACACATAAATTCAATGTGCAACTTGTCTTGGTGGGCCACCTAAgatgatgtgacgggccgtatctggcccctgggccttgagtttgacgcaTGTGCAAGAAGTGCTATCGCAAACCATCGCATTCTTTACCATTTGGAATTTCTTTGACTGTTAATATTAATTGTGATATGTGTTATATTAaggttgctattttttttttttttagatgaagaTGGCCAAGTTAAACATAGATCAGAACATTTTTCTGTATTGAATTATCTACGCCTGCTGGAGATGTGTTGTTAGAGCCAGGAAGCACGTAATGCCATTAAGGGCCACGCCAGAGATGCTCTGTCCAATTCAAACTCAATAACGGAGAAGCCATTTCAGTCAGGCCATCTTCCAGCCAATGCGAAGAGAaacctttgtctgtgtgtgcgtgcgtgaaggCGTGCTGCCAAAACTGTTCTTATAGGATGAGTAAGTGGCTGGAAAGTTTTGCAGACAAATGATGTCTAAAATTATTCTGTGTTCTCATCCTATCTGGTTGCCTTTTTTCAAGAGGGCGGGGGCATTCTGTGGAAGAACATATTTCCTTTTCTGGCTATGGACATATTTCAAGTTTTGCTAGTGTGGAATGGTGTTTGTAAGCTTTTTAGTACATTTAAGGTCTGCTTTGCTTGACTTCTTGTGCATATGAGCCAactatgtgtgtgtttatgtcgtAAACGCAAGTAAGGCAGCTTGTTATTTCCAAGCCTGCAATTTCCATCTCTTGGACCTCCATTTAGATTTACATGTGTGACATTTGTGTGTCAACAATGCATTACGGTAAACACGAATGTTCATGTTGGATACATACAAATGaactgaaaagaaacaaatgacaaGAATCAAGTCATCGGGAAAATAAAGAATATTTTTTCACATAGTAAATGTTACGATAGGACActaagttgtaaaaaaaaagtcagcatgGGTTAAGGAAAACATTGTGAATCCTGAGAATTGGACATTACTTAGGCAGAGAAAAAATAAGTTATAATGTTATGAAAATAGTCATAGTGTTTCAAGAAAAATTATTTCATAGAAATAAAGTTATACAAAAAAGGTCAGAATAAAACCAGAGCCTTCAGAGTACACAGGTTGTGTTATTACGCAGAAGAAATGTaaatacaatcaagaaatgatTCTTATTGCTTcatgaataaaaatgttgaaaaagtCACAATGACTTTCAGTGCTTACCTGCTGATGTTTATCTGTCCACACGTCTTCACTGTAAAGGAGTGAAAAGTCAAAGTCCAAGGGGCGGTGCACGGAAAAGAGTGGGAAGAAGTTCCAGGCGCAAACGTCCCTCATGCCGATTGGGATCTGCCTTTCATAAGCTTTTGTCTCTCATCTCTTCATGGAAGATGCTTTGAAATGTCAGCGAGGAGTGTGTAGAGGTGGGAGTGCGAAAATATGGGACAGCCCCGTCTGCTTCTTTGCAAACGTGTAGAGGGGAGGAAATGCTGTTTGGGGTTGTTGTggtgggggcggggcggggggatGATACCAGACTGCAACAGATGTCAGCCACATTTAACTTGGCCAGCAAGATGTGACATCTGATCACACGTTGTGTTTCTTCACACTGGTGGCTTCTTCTTGTTAAGTCTAACACAACTTTATGATCACTACTttctaatgagatccaatatTGAATTTTCCTATCTTTTCTTTTAACGCCGGGCGGGTGTACTTCTGGTGTATGACTCACTAGTTCAGCAAGAGTTCAAGGTGAGTATGCTAAAAGTGGTTCATAAATCAGTCAGCAAAAAAATGGGACCATTTTCTGACCTTCCCACAACCCCTGAGTAATAAAATCCATATGAGGAACATGTTTTGATTATCATTGTAATACACTGATTATTATATTGGATAAAAGTATTTTCTATTTCatcaataatatatattttccaTAAGACGGGAGAAAATATTCCCCACCTTTCAATCAGCCATTTGATAtctttacatttaatattgtgttgtcatatataatattatattaaccagaatttaaaaaagtgtaaaaaagATTTCTGTGTGCGTGTCAGGTGAGAGCCTGCCTTGTGAATTCTCGTGTATTCACAACTGCCATGGTTCTtataaacaagacaaacaaaaaaaatgtgttctgGTAAGCCTAGCCAGCGTTGAAGTTATGCTTTAaactgttatttaaaaaaatctgcatTAAATTTTTTCATCACTTGCCTTTTCTTTCCTTAGTAGCTTGTTATatgagaattaaaaaaagatgacacaTTCTGAGatgttttgattaaaaaaagtaaTCATTAAAATGCACTACTATAAtcataaaaattcaaaatattttttttatgtcacacTTTTTTGAAAAGGAAAACAAGTGAGACTTTATGTTTGGAAAAggcaaaataataatgaagacATAACTGGTTGACGAATGAGCCAATCGAACAAAAGATGTCATTTATGTGCTATTAACTTGCTGATTGTTGCAAGCAAACCGCAGTGGGCTGATTGCTCATTTTAAATacataatgcaaaaaaaaaagctttccacAAAGCGCTTTTCAAGTTCCTAAGGGCGATGTGGGTATTTTTAAAATGACCCTGCTTGATTGACGATTCACTTTCCTTTACCCCCTGATGTTCAAACAGGCTGTTGCTTTTTCAGCACCACTCAACACAAAGTCTTTTGAACCTAATTACAACATTTTGTAACAACATTTTCTGAAGGGCGCGTGAGCAATAATTATACTTGGAGGAGTCGATTTACCACTTGTTAAATAACAACGCAAAACACAAATATTACAGTACACCACCATATTTATAAGGTGTGTTTATTTGAACCAAGAACCATGTCGATTGTTGAGCAATAAGGACAAATCCATTGCTGGGTTAGTTGGTTTCTTTGAATGAATTGAACTAATTAATTCCatgtaattaattaatttaattaacaactccagtgattttttttagatggcccaaataaagaaataatccATCGAGCATCAAATGACAGCTGTTGCTTTCTGTAGGCGTAAAAAACAGGATCACGCAGCAAAAAATGATGTGCTGCATTTTACCtggtgaaaagaaaaatgataaaagaaaaaaaagtagtatGGCACAGCAAAAATGTTGTGCTGCATTTTagctggtgaaaaaaaaaaaagtaattcgaTGTTACAGACTTGAACTGAAGATAAATTATAATCAATAAATTAAGCTTTGGACGGGGGCAGTGCTGCATGGTATTGTATGAAAGGtttgcggctttttttttttcttctctcctggAGTTAGAGAGTGTGTGCCGCCTTGAAGCACTTTGAAAACTCATTAGGGTTGAGTGCAGCAACAAAGTCAGCAGCTGCCAGCCGCAGCCTTTTAGTCCTTTTAATGGCAGGAAATGGCTCCAATGATTGAAGAAGAAACAGTGATTAATTTGTGATCATGTCATACAATTATGGACTCCACTTTTATACAatgatttgttttgctttttttttttttccccctattgGATAGTTTCACAGGAGACGCATTCCAAAATCGGGAGGTTCCCAGTTATTCGGTCGGTTATGCACACTGAGATGTGCTCTAAATTTCACTTTGGTGACATGCGATGTAGAAGGAAGAGACCTTTACAGTATCTTTTCCCAGAGACTTTCAGGTTTGCAGAAAACGAGCCAGCGGTTAAaaggtgtgcgtgcatgtgacgAACGCAGGGAAGTGAAACTCCGCGGCCTAACCGAACAGCAACACATTGTCGCACGCTAGCAAGTATAGTAAGCAAGATGACCTGACATTTATTCCAGCCATTATGACTCACTGTTGCAGACATATGTTCATGTTTGAGGTCAATGTGCTTAGACTGATTCATAAAGTGTCTCGGGTGAAATCAACTAGTGTGGCAGAATGAGTTTGATGAAGTGCAGCAAGCACAGACACAAAAGCGGATTTGTCATTTGGGTCTTCAGATGGAAACAATCTGGGGAAACCTTGGCGTAACGGAGACAACGTGAGTCACTTCCTCACAACGTCTACTTACGCACACTGGTGGGAGAGAACCGAATGTCAATTGATTATTGGTTACTGAAATTAGCCTGAGACGTTTTTATTTGACTCATGCTTGAAGacctgctttttttatttttattttaaatgtccaTAAAAATGCAGAAACATTTAAAGACAGGCTCATACTTATGTTACTGACTACTGATTATTATAGGTAAGATAAtgtgaacatccatccatccattttttatacCGCtcgtccccacgggggttgcggtaTAAAGTAAACATGAactgcaaaatgtttttataataGTCATCGGTTGTATCTTATTAGCGTCGATTCTCGTCTTGGGATTCAAGATTGGCATCTGAATCAAGTGGCGTTCTTATGCTGATGACATCAAAACAAAGGGAGCAGCACGTAGACATAGAAGACGCCATTTGGCAATTTACGCTTAGCGACCCAGAAGTGCTCTTCTTGCTCAAGAGCAGGCTTGAGTGTGTTTATCGCAATATGGAAAACAATCCTTGTCCGCCGCCTCTGTAGAATTGTCCTTGGGCGGCTTTTGTACGCGCATCTATGCATGTCTGGGAAATTAGCATATGATATTACAAAGTGTAGCATTTTTAAAAAGAGGATTAAAAAACGCTCTTCAACAAAATAGAACAAGCATATTGCTTTTGCATATCTATAATCAATTTTGCATGGTAATTGAGAGTGAATTTTGAAATGACAAGAAGATGTTGAAATGTTTACAACTACTGTGATTAGGTGTTAGCTTATGAGTCAGCTAGCTACGTTATGCTaataatttattgttttaacGACGTTTgctttaaaaatgtaataaacTTTATGGACAGCACTTAGTATGCAGCTGCGGTTGTTTTTAAATcacccaaaaataatgtttggtttgaaatgtttttttttttgctattggtGAGATTTTTGCACTCAGACATGCTAACAACTGGTTTCTTTATGCACATAATCAACCTTCTCTAATCTGAAAGGACGTGGTAGCTACTTGTTATTGAAACGTTGTCAGCGGATGTCTGCTGGTTGAAAGGAAGTGAGCAAGTCATTTGTCAAAACACAATCTCCTTGAAGTAACTGTGAAGGTACAGCGTGTTATTTTGTCAAAATACTTTTGCGTCGGCACTTGCTTGTGGTAGTGTTTGTTTATTGGTCATCTTCCTTTGCATTGATATGaaagtgaatttaaaaaaaaaaaggacaaaacaaaGAGAGACTATTCTCTTGGTTTGTATTGTGCTACAAAGTctagcatcatcatcatggtcCACTTTTTGTCGAAAGATCGGACACTACGCTAACTTCAGGGTACACATGCTAGCGGTGGGCtattacaataaaaacaacattgaaTCTACAATAAACATGCAACCTATTGACATGGCGGAAACTAGATCATCTCGCTACATTCACACCACAAAAGAGAGGTccttaaaacaaaaaaggccTTCTTGTGAATGCTGGGAGAAATGAGAAATACAAGCGCTGCCCCTGTTTCCTGGCAGAAACATTTAAGTTTATGATTGTGGTTTGTATTAATTACAGGAAGATGTGCTGTCTGTCGCCAAATCAATACTTCCAGTTGTCCAGGACCTTTATGGGCATTCATTTTGTGGGAATGACCACAACGGCGAAAAGCTTGAGTCAGGTGAAAGCACCACATGAAAACAAGGAATTGCTATTTTTTTGATCATTAGGTGGGAGTGtttcaaatgattattttacATAACCAatccaaatgttttcttttaggAGTTATGAAGCAAACAAGTGGGAggatattgtattttttttttacatcttttaTGAGTCAATATCACCTTTGAGACGGACGGCTTCGTTTCACCAAACAAAATTAGATTTGCCATTAAACCTTCATTATGGTTTTAAACAGAAGCCAAACTGCGAGAAATGCACGCCGCCCTTTCCGCCAAGCAGACAATGTACATGCAAACAGCAGGATTTGTGAGCTCGCTGACATTTTTGGGCTAATGTTAGCATTAAATGAGCGTAACGTAAGCTACGGTCGTACTGCTGGTCAATTTCATGTGTCATTTATCTGTTTTTTGTCAATGTCAACAGaataattcagattttttttcaaatgtgaccCCTGCCACTTTCATATATGTGGATCTAAATCAGATCTACAGTACGTTTCAAAGACCCGCAAAACTTTTCAACATTTCAAACAGCAATTAAAAGAGAATTGAGAAATGGAAGCGCTGTCATACAGCTGATAATGGTGACGACTGTGTAAACACTGCGAGGAGAACAACTTCACCCCAACACTCGGTGGACCTTCAGAGGATGCTGACTCGCTCGGTGAGGCCTTGCACATCCGTGTCGTCCCTGGCCTCGTCGTCGTCCGAGGCGTGCGCGGGAGGCGGGGCCACGAGGTGAGCGGGGTACGTCAATGTGTACTGGTGGGCGAACGATTGCCAGCGGCTATCGTCGCTCTCGTGGGTGATGTAGCGCTCGCCTAGCTTGGTCTCCAGCTCTCGCAGGTCTAACCATGTCTGATA
This genomic window from Syngnathus typhle isolate RoL2023-S1 ecotype Sweden linkage group LG6, RoL_Styp_1.0, whole genome shotgun sequence contains:
- the gpr184 gene encoding G protein-coupled receptor 184; this translates as MNKSSEENLTAVCVKIGDSVISDLLMSVYILAFILGLLFNILTLGPILQQVRRQNVLGIFLLSLSLSDMLFIFTMPLWINYYHWNHQWKLGVNSCSVAGFVYYSNMYISIYLLCCISVDRCLVVTFPLRSKTQRTSCYAWAQCVVVYATVTLLHVMVLFNDNLTDAHDGRDDRCYETYPMERPVALFNLLRVGTGFLLPLLVLAISYWRVLATVGQSPGLNAQVKRKVRLLSFGVIGIFSVCFAPYHILLLTRSLVFYIRPDDYCQFEQKMHFAFSCTLALSSLNCVVDPVLYVLVSNGIREDVKVCWQRRKRTQMTECTASKRKAAKLNQQII